Proteins from a genomic interval of Kaistia defluvii:
- a CDS encoding adenine deaminase, with protein sequence MTRLTRFSVAPLATMTRRLADVASGRAAPDLVIRGARVLSTYSERILPEREVWISGGRIAAVKPSGTHKGGAKAIYDARGGIIAPGLVDPHIHIESSMVTACAYAEAALLNGTTTIFCDSHEIGNVMDVAGVEAMLEDARVAPLSIFLTVPSTVPATSPELETAGGDLTPDKIAALFDKWPEAVALGEKMDFVPVAMGDERSHAIIAAALSRGRPVSGHVYGREFVAAYAASGVTDTHEAIDREIADDMLEAGIWLFLRGGPPTTPWHSLPQAIKMITELGASHKRVAVCTDDRDADDLMQFGLDWVVREALKAGMSPEQAWSMGSLHGATRFGQDGEIGGMGGGRRADLVLMSDDLDPQSTWYGGELVVDGAKITPLLDAALSDRYQYPKAAYQTVKLPAGLKLTPDLPAGPGTLHAIRTELPGITLGHDRIEIEAANDWETLFERHGLCFVTVVERHGKSAGNVAHGVLSNFSLLRGAVASSVGHDSHNIIIAGTNEPDMKLALETVAATQGGVCVVADGKVLAKIDLPIAGLLSDKRVTEVAEETKALKIEWEKAGCSIPYMGFNLIPLSVIPEIRITDKGLVLVPEMAIQVMFEPA encoded by the coding sequence ATGACCAGGCTCACCCGCTTCTCCGTCGCGCCGCTGGCCACCATGACACGACGTCTCGCCGACGTTGCCTCCGGCCGCGCCGCGCCGGATCTCGTCATCCGGGGCGCCCGCGTGCTCTCGACCTATTCGGAGCGCATCCTGCCCGAGCGCGAGGTCTGGATATCGGGCGGTCGCATCGCCGCCGTGAAGCCTTCCGGCACGCACAAGGGCGGCGCCAAGGCGATCTACGACGCCCGGGGCGGCATCATCGCGCCCGGCCTGGTCGACCCGCATATCCACATCGAATCATCGATGGTCACGGCCTGCGCCTATGCCGAGGCGGCGTTGCTGAACGGCACGACCACGATCTTCTGCGACAGCCACGAGATCGGCAACGTCATGGACGTCGCCGGCGTCGAAGCCATGCTGGAAGATGCGCGCGTCGCGCCGCTGTCGATCTTCCTGACCGTGCCGTCGACCGTGCCGGCAACCTCGCCCGAACTGGAAACAGCCGGCGGCGACCTGACGCCGGACAAGATTGCGGCGCTGTTCGACAAGTGGCCGGAAGCGGTCGCGCTGGGCGAAAAGATGGATTTCGTGCCGGTCGCCATGGGCGACGAGCGCAGCCACGCGATCATCGCGGCGGCGCTTTCGCGCGGGCGTCCGGTGTCGGGCCACGTCTATGGCCGCGAATTCGTCGCCGCCTATGCCGCCAGCGGCGTCACCGACACGCATGAGGCGATCGATCGCGAGATTGCCGACGACATGCTGGAGGCCGGCATCTGGCTGTTCCTGCGCGGCGGCCCGCCGACGACGCCGTGGCACTCGCTGCCGCAGGCGATCAAGATGATCACCGAACTCGGCGCCTCGCACAAACGCGTCGCCGTCTGCACCGACGACCGCGACGCCGACGACCTGATGCAGTTCGGGCTCGATTGGGTGGTGCGCGAGGCCCTCAAGGCCGGCATGTCGCCGGAGCAGGCCTGGTCGATGGGTTCGCTGCATGGCGCGACCCGCTTCGGCCAGGATGGCGAGATCGGCGGCATGGGCGGCGGACGCCGCGCGGATCTGGTGCTGATGAGCGACGATCTCGATCCGCAATCGACCTGGTATGGCGGAGAACTGGTGGTGGACGGCGCGAAGATCACGCCGCTGCTCGATGCCGCGCTTTCCGATCGCTATCAGTATCCGAAGGCGGCCTATCAGACGGTCAAGCTGCCCGCCGGCCTGAAGCTGACCCCGGATCTGCCGGCCGGTCCCGGCACGCTGCACGCGATCCGCACCGAGCTTCCCGGCATCACGCTTGGCCATGATCGGATCGAGATCGAGGCGGCGAACGACTGGGAGACCCTGTTCGAGCGGCATGGGCTCTGCTTCGTTACCGTCGTCGAGCGGCACGGCAAGTCGGCCGGCAATGTTGCGCATGGCGTTCTCTCGAACTTCAGCCTGCTGCGCGGCGCCGTGGCCTCGTCGGTCGGGCATGACAGCCACAACATCATCATCGCCGGCACCAACGAGCCGGACATGAAGCTGGCGCTCGAAACGGTCGCCGCGACCCAGGGCGGCGTCTGCGTCGTGGCGGATGGCAAGGTGCTGGCGAAGATCGACTTGCCGATCGCCGGCCTGCTCTCGGACAAGCGCGTCACGGAAGTGGCTGAGGAGACGAAGGCGCTGAAGATCGAGTGGGAGAAGGCGGGTTGTTCGATCCCCTATATGGGCTTCAACCTGATCCCGCTTTCCGTCATTCCGGAAATCCGCATCACTGACAAGGGTCTTGTGCTGGTGCCGGAAATGGCAATCCAGGTCATGTTCGAGCCCGCCTGA
- a CDS encoding Rieske (2Fe-2S) protein has translation MRFAAGWYALALGDGLEPGTSAGTQLFDKELVVWRDASGASHVWEDRCPHRGMRLSFGFVRGNHIACLYHGWQYDEAGQCRHIPAHPTLEVPETIKVPTYASVEAAGMIWVRWDGEAAGQPPEDLAAAPVRSLYLDRAPEAVARLLEAGLAGAFETLSPGTFATTLEGADLFLALQPYGAERTALHIARTGGDLPLKDIAVWAEELRASLETLPAAGLAPAAQQAGAAA, from the coding sequence ATGAGGTTTGCAGCCGGCTGGTACGCGCTAGCGCTGGGCGACGGCTTGGAGCCGGGCACGTCGGCGGGAACGCAATTGTTCGACAAGGAGCTGGTGGTCTGGCGCGATGCCTCGGGCGCCAGCCATGTCTGGGAGGATCGCTGCCCGCATCGGGGCATGCGGCTTTCCTTCGGCTTCGTGCGCGGCAATCACATCGCCTGCCTCTATCACGGCTGGCAGTATGACGAGGCCGGCCAATGCCGCCACATCCCGGCCCATCCGACCCTCGAGGTGCCGGAGACGATCAAGGTGCCGACCTATGCCTCGGTCGAGGCCGCCGGGATGATCTGGGTGCGGTGGGACGGGGAGGCGGCCGGGCAGCCGCCGGAAGACCTCGCCGCCGCACCCGTGCGCAGCCTCTACCTCGACCGCGCGCCGGAAGCGGTCGCGCGGTTGCTGGAGGCGGGCCTGGCCGGAGCGTTCGAAACCTTGTCGCCCGGCACCTTCGCGACGACGCTGGAGGGCGCCGATCTGTTCCTGGCGCTCCAGCCCTATGGCGCCGAACGCACCGCCCTGCATATCGCGCGCACCGGCGGCGACCTGCCGCTGAAGGATATAGCCGTCTGGGCCGAGGAACTGCGCGCCAGCCTCGAAACCTTGCCGGCGGCAGGTCTCGCGCCGGCGGCCCAGCAGGCGGGAGCTGCAGCATGA
- a CDS encoding BMP family ABC transporter substrate-binding protein produces the protein MIDFKNMDRRRFMGLAGMTAASSLMLPQFARPAFGATPLAAVKEEDAVIGFGHVGPISDEGWTWSHHQGLEAVKAAFPKAKYLEVENIPFSADCTRIYRQMVSDGANMIISTSNYGDLIYEVSDRATDVAFMECDGHRKADNLSYYYIQHWFPTYVAGVAAGLLSKSGKLGYVASFPVPAVFCGTNAFLMGARTVNPEATLQTVVINSWFDPQGAKQAGTALIDNGCDFLFGIMDEAAYLQVAQERGVWAAMWNTDIRRYGPDAYVTSIVLDWNQYYIDQVRKRLAGEWTGGEGTLLPMGKGIDRDAWGAKVPADVVAKADAVRDRILNDGFNPFVGEIKDVDGNVRVKAGETMSPEALYTWDWSIEGVSGLKV, from the coding sequence ATGATCGACTTCAAGAATATGGACCGCCGCCGCTTCATGGGCCTTGCCGGCATGACGGCTGCCTCGTCGCTGATGCTACCGCAGTTCGCCCGGCCGGCCTTCGGCGCCACGCCGCTCGCCGCCGTGAAGGAAGAGGACGCCGTGATCGGCTTCGGCCATGTCGGCCCGATCTCGGATGAAGGTTGGACCTGGAGCCACCACCAGGGCCTGGAAGCGGTCAAGGCCGCCTTCCCGAAGGCGAAATATCTCGAAGTCGAGAACATCCCCTTCTCGGCCGATTGCACGCGCATCTACCGCCAGATGGTGTCGGACGGCGCCAACATGATCATCTCGACCTCCAACTATGGCGACCTGATCTACGAGGTTTCCGACCGCGCCACCGACGTCGCCTTCATGGAATGCGACGGCCACCGCAAGGCCGACAATCTCTCCTATTATTACATCCAGCATTGGTTCCCGACCTATGTGGCGGGCGTCGCGGCCGGCCTGCTATCGAAGAGCGGCAAGCTCGGCTATGTCGCCTCCTTCCCGGTCCCGGCCGTGTTCTGCGGCACCAACGCCTTCCTGATGGGCGCGCGCACGGTCAATCCGGAAGCGACGCTGCAGACCGTGGTGATCAATTCCTGGTTCGACCCGCAGGGCGCCAAGCAGGCCGGCACCGCGCTGATCGACAATGGCTGCGATTTCCTGTTCGGCATCATGGACGAGGCCGCCTACCTCCAGGTCGCGCAGGAGCGCGGCGTCTGGGCCGCCATGTGGAACACCGACATCCGCCGCTACGGCCCGGATGCCTATGTCACCTCGATCGTGCTCGACTGGAACCAGTACTACATCGACCAGGTCCGCAAGCGCCTGGCCGGCGAATGGACCGGCGGCGAGGGCACGCTGCTGCCGATGGGCAAGGGCATCGACCGCGACGCCTGGGGCGCCAAGGTTCCCGCCGACGTTGTCGCCAAGGCCGACGCCGTGCGCGACCGCATCCTGAATGACGGCTTCAACCCCTTCGTCGGCGAGATCAAGGACGTCGACGGCAATGTCCGCGTCAAGGCCGGCGAAACCATGAGCCCGGAAGCCCTCTACACCTGGGACTGGTCGATCGAAGGCGTGTCGGGCCTCAAGGTCTGA
- a CDS encoding glutathione S-transferase family protein, whose protein sequence is MSLVLHDYELDADSYKVRLLLSALGVEYSKVAVNVHPGHEQRSPAYLRLNPLGNLPILVDGETTLRDSGAILAYLARLHEGEGQWLPADPVHFGEVMMWLFFASADLAPATLARLHHMLEVPADAAAVGAASRRAFRIMDDHMTKRELEGFAWFVGDSATLADIALFPAIALSRDFGIDHDEYPALRRWMRRVRTIPGFITMPGIPDYH, encoded by the coding sequence ATGAGCCTCGTCCTGCACGACTACGAACTGGACGCCGACAGCTACAAGGTTCGGCTGCTGCTCTCGGCGCTGGGCGTCGAATACAGCAAGGTGGCGGTGAACGTTCACCCTGGCCATGAACAGCGCTCGCCAGCCTATCTGCGCCTGAACCCGCTCGGCAATTTGCCGATCCTTGTGGATGGCGAGACAACCTTGCGCGATTCCGGCGCGATTCTCGCCTATCTCGCCCGCCTGCATGAGGGGGAGGGCCAGTGGCTGCCGGCCGATCCCGTGCACTTCGGCGAGGTGATGATGTGGCTGTTCTTTGCCAGCGCCGATCTTGCGCCCGCCACGCTGGCGCGGCTGCATCACATGTTGGAGGTCCCGGCCGATGCGGCAGCCGTCGGCGCCGCCTCGCGCCGCGCTTTCCGTATTATGGATGACCACATGACGAAGCGGGAACTCGAAGGCTTTGCCTGGTTCGTCGGCGATTCGGCCACGCTGGCCGACATCGCTCTCTTCCCGGCGATCGCGCTGTCGCGTGACTTTGGCATCGATCACGACGAATATCCGGCTCTCCGGCGCTGGATGCGGCGGGTTCGGACGATTCCGGGTTTCATCACCATGCCCGGCATCCCCGACTATCATTGA
- a CDS encoding helix-turn-helix domain-containing protein, which produces MLPSGARTLLDHPEWEARMWQSCSPMTVAPGDRAGFRASLNLWDLGTLGLRLFKAPRYVAVQTPHEIYRAHRQRLVLTIPLDARCSFSQFGRTVQLEAGQAAFHLTTSPLEYVQVEEGAVVILQVPSNRIGLYASCLEDICAVRIEASDRILATVLGSARAIPDIHAIPSARAKDAFAEGVVASLGALAALLSEAQENQSSVIKRRRLNAVKSFIDAQLADSGLNPDRIASANGISVRYLHHLFQGDGQSVTEWIRERRLDQSRKGLESADLRALTVNEIGLRSGFNNDAHFRRAFKSRYGVAPRDYRRQQWPEIEDARA; this is translated from the coding sequence ATGCTTCCGTCCGGTGCCCGCACCCTGCTCGATCATCCCGAATGGGAAGCCCGGATGTGGCAGAGCTGCAGTCCGATGACCGTGGCGCCCGGCGACCGCGCCGGCTTCCGCGCCAGCCTCAATCTCTGGGATCTCGGCACGCTCGGCCTGCGCCTGTTCAAGGCGCCGCGCTACGTCGCCGTCCAGACCCCGCACGAGATCTACCGCGCCCACCGCCAGCGGCTGGTGCTGACCATTCCGCTCGACGCCCGCTGCAGCTTTTCGCAGTTCGGCCGCACCGTGCAGCTCGAAGCCGGCCAGGCGGCCTTTCACCTGACCACCAGCCCGCTCGAATATGTCCAGGTCGAGGAGGGCGCCGTCGTCATCCTGCAGGTGCCGTCGAACCGCATCGGGCTCTATGCCTCCTGCCTGGAGGACATCTGCGCCGTGCGCATCGAGGCGAGCGACCGCATCCTGGCCACCGTGCTCGGCAGCGCCCGCGCCATTCCCGACATCCACGCAATCCCCTCGGCCCGGGCCAAGGATGCCTTCGCCGAAGGTGTCGTCGCGAGCCTCGGCGCCCTGGCGGCGCTGCTGTCGGAAGCGCAGGAAAACCAGAGCTCGGTGATCAAGCGCCGCCGCCTCAACGCGGTCAAATCCTTCATCGACGCGCAGCTTGCCGATAGCGGCCTCAATCCCGACCGCATCGCCAGCGCCAACGGCATTTCGGTGCGCTACCTGCACCATCTGTTCCAGGGCGACGGCCAGTCCGTCACCGAATGGATCCGCGAACGCCGGCTCGACCAGAGCCGCAAGGGACTGGAGAGCGCCGATCTCCGCGCGCTGACCGTCAACGAGATCGGCCTGCGTTCGGGCTTCAACAACGACGCGCATTTCCGCCGCGCCTTCAAGTCGCGCTATGGCGTCGCGCCGCGCGACTATCGCCGCCAGCAATGGCCTGAAATCGAGGATGCGCGCGCGTGA
- the add gene encoding adenosine deaminase, with protein MDLASFARRIPKIELHLHLEGAVRPSTFVELARKNAVPLPAFGEIGELYSYDNLPDFLKIYDLVSRSIRDADDFHRITYEMLESCAASNARHVEFFVSAHAHQAHGVAYETMLSGILAAMADIETDTGLTSRLIPAHSRELGLERGLEFLDMVLAHRSDAIIGIGLDYNEAPFPPAPFQPLFERAKQAGLHVTAHAGEGGPAANVRDSLEILGVDRIDHGYHIVDDPSLVEQCREAGTFFTCCPSTTEATTKWRDLAAPDHAIRQMLDAGLNVTIHSDDPPMFATDLANEYVLAASKLRMDAPMLKKCALNSIRASWLDEGTKRDWLAAWTTEIDGLMAELDAATAQSRPRVTS; from the coding sequence ATGGACCTTGCCAGTTTCGCGCGCCGCATCCCCAAGATCGAACTGCACCTTCATCTCGAGGGCGCGGTGCGGCCGTCGACCTTCGTCGAGCTGGCGCGGAAGAATGCCGTGCCATTGCCGGCCTTTGGCGAGATCGGCGAACTCTATAGCTATGACAATCTGCCGGACTTCCTGAAAATCTACGACCTCGTCAGCCGCTCGATCCGCGACGCCGACGACTTTCACCGCATCACCTACGAAATGCTGGAAAGCTGCGCCGCCAGCAACGCCCGCCACGTCGAGTTCTTCGTCTCGGCGCACGCTCATCAGGCGCATGGCGTCGCCTACGAGACCATGCTTTCCGGCATCCTGGCCGCGATGGCCGACATCGAGACCGACACCGGCCTTACCTCGCGGCTGATCCCCGCCCATAGCCGGGAACTCGGCCTCGAGCGCGGCCTCGAATTCCTCGACATGGTGCTGGCCCATCGCAGCGACGCGATCATCGGGATCGGCCTCGATTACAACGAGGCGCCCTTCCCGCCCGCGCCGTTCCAGCCGCTGTTCGAGCGCGCCAAGCAGGCGGGCCTGCATGTCACCGCCCATGCCGGCGAAGGCGGCCCGGCCGCGAATGTCCGGGATTCCCTGGAGATCCTCGGCGTCGACCGGATCGACCACGGCTATCACATCGTCGACGACCCCTCGCTGGTCGAGCAATGCCGCGAGGCCGGCACCTTCTTCACCTGCTGCCCGAGCACCACCGAGGCGACGACGAAGTGGCGCGACCTGGCGGCGCCAGATCACGCCATCCGCCAGATGCTCGATGCCGGCCTCAACGTGACCATCCATTCCGACGATCCGCCGATGTTCGCCACAGATCTCGCCAATGAGTACGTCCTGGCCGCCTCCAAGCTGCGCATGGACGCGCCAATGCTCAAGAAATGTGCACTCAACAGCATCCGCGCATCCTGGCTCGACGAAGGCACCAAGCGCGACTGGCTCGCCGCCTGGACGACCGAGATCGACGGGCTGATGGCCGAGCTCGACGCCGCGACCGCCCAATCCCGACCACGCGTCACTTCCTGA